Proteins from a single region of Leuconostoc lactis:
- the uasX gene encoding serine-rich aggregation substance UasX: protein MENSKTYKLYKSGKLWVIGAVAVAGVAVSANTTQVNADEVSNTDAQAMKTTDTVQDDKQAQLTASSTDQTKTDDTAKADNVSLTAEKSTVPTTDTSTAQSIQATSTVLPQVKAVALTSSVDPVASATSSSDDFGDNDDSNLPGGDTGSSSSSDNGGSSSSDDNSGTDTPTPTPGDDDDNGSTLPDDNGGTSSSSDNGGSSSSSDNGGSSSGNVGSSSSSDNGGSNSSSDQGGSSSNNGGTDNSNAGGSSSSSDNNTVPLTPTTPDKNDNGETKHVKPVEVTPDSSGNVVSVPKQVASVPSVARAVESYNQALTANDKDANNDKVVDAKQKLDDAVAKALPETHATQAKSSIGILSAVSGILVMVGALIFKRFKN from the coding sequence ATGGAAAATTCAAAAACATACAAGTTGTACAAATCAGGTAAGTTGTGGGTAATCGGAGCTGTTGCAGTAGCTGGAGTAGCTGTGAGTGCTAATACCACACAAGTCAATGCTGACGAAGTTTCAAACACGGACGCACAAGCCATGAAAACGACTGATACAGTACAAGATGATAAGCAAGCGCAATTAACTGCTTCATCAACTGATCAGACTAAAACTGATGATACGGCTAAGGCTGATAACGTTTCATTAACGGCTGAAAAAAGCACTGTACCAACAACTGATACTAGTACAGCACAATCAATACAAGCCACTTCTACTGTATTGCCACAAGTAAAAGCAGTCGCCTTAACGTCTAGTGTTGATCCAGTGGCAAGTGCGACATCATCAAGTGATGATTTTGGCGATAATGATGATAGTAATTTGCCAGGTGGCGACACAGGTTCAAGCTCATCATCAGATAATGGTGGATCGAGTTCATCAGATGATAATAGTGGTACTGATACGCCAACACCAACACCAGGTGATGATGACGATAATGGTTCAACATTGCCAGATGATAATGGTGGAACGAGTTCATCATCAGACAATGGTGGATCGAGTTCATCAAGTGATAATGGGGGTTCATCATCAGGTAACGTTGGATCAAGTTCATCATCAGACAATGGAGGTTCAAATTCATCAAGTGATCAAGGTGGCTCATCATCAAATAATGGTGGGACAGATAATTCAAACGCTGGTGGATCGAGTTCATCAAGCGATAACAACACAGTACCTTTGACACCGACAACACCTGATAAGAATGATAATGGTGAAACTAAGCATGTGAAACCAGTTGAAGTCACACCCGATAGCTCTGGTAATGTTGTTTCAGTCCCAAAACAAGTCGCTAGTGTGCCTAGTGTTGCCCGAGCTGTTGAATCCTATAATCAAGCGTTAACAGCTAATGATAAGGACGCTAACAATGACAAGGTTGTTGACGCTAAGCAAAAGCTAGATGACGCTGTTGCCAAAGCCTTACCAGAAACACATGCAACACAAGCAAAATCATCAATTGGCATTTTAAGTGCTGTTTCAGGCATTTTGGTAATGGTAGGCGCATTGATATTCAAGCGTTTTAAAAATTGA
- a CDS encoding thioredoxin family protein — MKKMFIIIATIVVAVVTTAFLRYNNKYHDTPNDQLKTVFHQTLGKHKTVIVFHKKGCSTCEKLTGDVNKLQKMRDQNNQATIVVDYMNLVTRQYFEQYHVQMAPTVLVVQKGAVIKRIVKPTHEQMAQIARE; from the coding sequence GTGAAAAAAATGTTTATAATAATCGCTACAATCGTTGTGGCAGTAGTAACTACGGCGTTTTTACGGTATAATAATAAGTATCATGATACACCAAATGATCAATTGAAAACGGTGTTTCATCAAACCCTGGGTAAGCATAAAACCGTGATAGTTTTTCATAAAAAGGGGTGTTCAACCTGTGAGAAGTTGACGGGTGATGTCAATAAATTACAAAAAATGCGTGATCAAAATAATCAGGCAACCATTGTCGTTGATTACATGAATTTAGTGACACGACAATATTTTGAACAGTATCATGTTCAAATGGCACCAACTGTCTTAGTGGTACAAAAAGGGGCAGTCATCAAACGTATTGTGAAGCCAACACATGAACAAATGGCACAAATTGCGAGAGAATAA
- a CDS encoding antirestriction protein ArdA, translated as MIKFSEIKIFVGAVNVPSLGQWFTLPVSPSRVTQVLTEKGAIGAGTSNEEIMISDYEAPFKIDPYESIVKLNNMVESAKRAVENGVDEQTLADLYDQGLVLLDNQIDSQVENLTIIKAEDEDDLANEVISRRGGVGQLSNEDINYYFDFKKYGHDLILGGDFTKLPHGDYVEL; from the coding sequence ATGATTAAGTTTAGTGAAATTAAAATATTTGTTGGCGCTGTGAATGTACCGTCTCTTGGTCAATGGTTTACCTTGCCTGTGTCACCTAGTCGGGTAACACAAGTTTTAACCGAAAAGGGCGCGATCGGAGCGGGAACTAGTAACGAAGAAATCATGATCAGTGATTATGAAGCACCATTTAAAATAGATCCTTATGAGTCGATTGTTAAGCTAAATAACATGGTTGAGAGTGCCAAAAGAGCGGTTGAAAATGGTGTTGATGAGCAAACTTTAGCTGATTTATATGATCAAGGGTTAGTTTTACTTGATAATCAGATTGACAGCCAAGTTGAAAATTTAACAATTATCAAAGCAGAAGATGAAGATGACTTAGCCAACGAAGTGATCTCAAGGCGTGGTGGTGTTGGTCAGCTATCGAATGAGGACATCAATTATTATTTTGATTTCAAAAAATACGGACATGATCTGATTTTGGGTGGTGATTTCACGAAGCTACCTCATGGCGATTATGTAGAGTTGTAG
- a CDS encoding conjugal transfer protein, with translation MFDKLKSIKKGYVKSRDKPDQSLPYAKVQKRGKWIRRFVKIALVLVGLSGAIAFIKASNVSQTNHKLIAKMKTYDDKLEKASMGQSVYSPSLNRYAQGFFQTYFTQSDNDDDKQKRLKALKKYFATNISSTIYDNQDSQKETYVGSRLLNTFTKNDVKIAQYQVGYTVGNDKNTIIRVFNLPFAQKAGQYTVLALPYATTEQDIVGHVGKIDQDDTNNATLASSDKVQAFVKAFSEKYVSSKASDMSLIMKEPEGLEGQYAVKSIDQVNVSGSKDNMNIKYLLTLTDTETKLEHSEQITLTVSPKGSTYYVVKMIHTQGGLLN, from the coding sequence GTGTTTGATAAGTTAAAGTCAATCAAAAAGGGTTATGTCAAGTCTCGTGATAAGCCAGACCAATCATTGCCTTATGCCAAAGTCCAAAAACGGGGCAAATGGATTAGGCGTTTTGTTAAAATTGCCCTGGTGTTAGTTGGTTTGAGTGGTGCAATTGCTTTTATTAAAGCTAGTAATGTGAGCCAGACTAATCATAAGCTCATTGCTAAGATGAAAACGTATGATGACAAGCTAGAAAAGGCTAGTATGGGACAAAGTGTTTATTCACCTAGTCTTAATCGTTATGCGCAAGGTTTTTTTCAAACCTATTTCACGCAGTCAGATAATGATGATGATAAGCAAAAACGTTTGAAAGCCTTAAAAAAGTATTTTGCCACTAATATCAGTAGCACAATTTATGATAATCAGGACTCACAAAAAGAGACGTATGTGGGATCCAGATTATTAAATACGTTTACCAAAAATGATGTGAAGATTGCACAATATCAAGTTGGCTATACGGTTGGCAACGATAAAAATACAATTATTCGCGTTTTTAATTTGCCTTTTGCTCAAAAAGCAGGGCAGTACACTGTTTTGGCGTTACCTTATGCGACAACCGAACAAGATATTGTCGGACATGTTGGCAAGATTGATCAAGATGATACCAATAATGCCACGTTGGCAAGCAGTGATAAAGTTCAAGCCTTTGTCAAAGCCTTTAGTGAGAAGTATGTGAGTTCAAAAGCTAGTGATATGTCCTTAATCATGAAAGAGCCAGAGGGACTAGAGGGACAATACGCCGTTAAGAGTATTGATCAAGTCAACGTTTCAGGTTCTAAGGACAACATGAACATTAAATACTTATTGACACTAACCGATACAGAAACAAAGCTTGAACATTCAGAACAGATTACCTTGACCGTTTCGCCAAAGGGATCAACTTATTATGTGGTTAAGATGATCCATACACAAGGCGGTCTATTAAATTAA
- a CDS encoding CD3337/EF1877 family mobilome membrane protein, which produces MQIKFCRKLIILASFLLVLGFVQTQVSADDSSSSSSTLVNQDTLNAIDDASKQADKAVDEVTSDAEKKSGDTSTTDTSFKASDAQNINKLNDSLFSWQPYSEKIGVTDLANNTGMGLAKFFWYLNTLIYQINDELLSALSNDGNLSKAFTQAQNAVSGKVKSIFDQGKLLFGGLAIIVLAITGFMHFASGRTSSAVRMVVNFVGILLVATLWYGNGNELFNQINEASDAGQAQVLKVIGNSNDNVKPGDTLRVGYFERSIERPYFLMNYGKANADGVIKKGQNPYQFISTNEKRDDDKVQTQVTKLKQVFPTLGKNNSFNKAGMSLVAIVVSIVNAIPYDAVALFNIFVMVIELALYLLSPFVLVMALFPQFARNGYKIVGATIMWGIAKIGAGFLIVLVGALQTFTDSFIPATNFGSYAVNAFLFFFLVFIVYKYRGKLFEFVGVSYSRIEGQMPQAMRLSNLREKGQSIKQSSVGQKISQMGPMQRMSQRRDVRDEMKTKQAEEKRQQNLSRVRDQLLGKEQAKTQKLSDKNKKPLTVDEFKKPMDSKKSDDPKQAAVEKDGVHLPKSNFEAKQPNSRVNNQKSKDNGSDSQQEVAKKREAIKRQLYGDQATQSQPKTLNKVPDNHNNFEQSKTPKRQEIANDQKKTVNRDKIARELLAERDKQKAQKQKLRDEKGSQLKNKFGKDNS; this is translated from the coding sequence ATGCAAATCAAATTTTGTCGGAAGCTGATTATTTTGGCTTCTTTTTTGCTTGTTTTAGGCTTTGTACAAACGCAAGTGTCCGCAGATGATAGCAGTAGTTCAAGTAGTACGTTAGTTAATCAAGATACGCTTAATGCAATTGATGACGCTTCAAAACAAGCTGATAAAGCGGTAGATGAGGTTACCAGTGACGCAGAAAAGAAATCAGGCGATACTAGTACCACTGATACCTCATTTAAAGCCAGTGACGCACAAAACATCAACAAGCTTAATGACTCACTATTTTCATGGCAACCCTATTCAGAAAAAATTGGTGTGACTGATTTAGCCAATAATACGGGAATGGGCTTAGCTAAGTTCTTTTGGTATTTGAATACCTTGATTTATCAAATCAATGATGAGTTATTAAGTGCCTTATCAAATGACGGTAATTTATCAAAAGCCTTTACACAAGCCCAGAACGCTGTTTCAGGTAAAGTAAAATCTATTTTTGATCAAGGTAAGTTGTTGTTTGGTGGATTAGCTATTATTGTCTTAGCAATTACGGGGTTCATGCACTTTGCTAGTGGGCGTACGTCATCAGCGGTTCGAATGGTGGTTAATTTTGTTGGTATTTTATTAGTCGCAACGCTTTGGTATGGCAATGGTAATGAGTTATTTAATCAAATCAATGAAGCCAGTGATGCCGGACAGGCGCAAGTCTTAAAAGTCATTGGTAATAGTAATGATAATGTTAAGCCAGGTGACACGTTAAGAGTGGGGTATTTTGAGCGATCCATTGAACGTCCTTATTTCTTGATGAATTATGGTAAGGCAAATGCTGATGGTGTTATTAAAAAAGGTCAAAATCCTTATCAGTTTATTTCAACTAATGAAAAAAGAGATGATGATAAGGTTCAGACACAGGTAACAAAATTAAAACAAGTTTTCCCTACATTAGGTAAAAATAATTCCTTTAATAAAGCGGGTATGAGCTTAGTTGCAATAGTGGTATCAATTGTTAATGCTATTCCTTATGACGCAGTAGCTTTGTTTAATATCTTTGTTATGGTCATTGAATTGGCTTTGTATCTCTTGTCTCCATTTGTTTTGGTTATGGCGCTATTTCCACAATTTGCCCGTAACGGCTATAAAATTGTTGGCGCAACGATTATGTGGGGCATTGCTAAAATTGGGGCGGGTTTCTTAATTGTTTTGGTCGGGGCTTTACAGACGTTCACTGATAGTTTTATCCCAGCAACTAATTTCGGCTCATACGCAGTTAACGCATTCCTATTCTTTTTCTTAGTCTTTATCGTCTATAAGTATCGTGGTAAGCTATTTGAATTTGTTGGGGTTAGTTACTCAAGAATTGAGGGACAAATGCCACAAGCCATGCGCTTATCTAATCTACGTGAAAAGGGGCAGAGTATTAAGCAGTCTAGTGTTGGTCAAAAAATTAGTCAAATGGGACCAATGCAACGTATGTCACAAAGGCGTGATGTACGTGATGAGATGAAAACCAAACAGGCAGAGGAAAAACGACAACAAAATCTTTCTCGTGTTCGTGATCAGTTGTTAGGCAAAGAGCAGGCAAAAACACAAAAATTGTCAGATAAAAATAAGAAACCATTGACGGTTGATGAATTTAAAAAGCCAATGGATTCTAAAAAGTCTGATGATCCAAAACAGGCAGCGGTTGAAAAAGACGGTGTTCATTTACCAAAATCAAACTTTGAAGCTAAACAACCTAATAGTCGGGTCAATAATCAAAAAAGTAAGGATAATGGTTCAGATAGTCAACAGGAAGTGGCTAAAAAGCGTGAAGCGATTAAGCGTCAATTATATGGTGATCAAGCGACACAGTCACAACCTAAGACACTTAATAAGGTGCCTGATAATCATAATAACTTTGAGCAATCAAAGACACCAAAACGTCAAGAAATTGCTAATGATCAGAAAAAAACAGTTAATCGTGACAAAATTGCTCGTGAATTATTAGCCGAACGTGATAAGCAAAAGGCACAAAAACAAAAGTTACGTGATGAAAAAGGCAGTCAGTTAAAAAATAAATTTGGAAAGGATAACTCGTGA
- a CDS encoding TcpD family membrane protein, translating to MEAIITNFMFQIPTGSISFTGLQQEVAGWVSAFIAMGIMYLVVRHFIKGSIGQIVVSLAVGGLVYFVVKSPDTVLNSIGGIFKNIFG from the coding sequence ATGGAAGCAATCATCACAAATTTTATGTTTCAAATTCCCACGGGATCCATTAGCTTTACGGGTCTTCAACAAGAAGTAGCTGGTTGGGTGTCAGCGTTTATTGCAATGGGTATTATGTATCTAGTTGTCAGACACTTTATTAAAGGCTCAATTGGTCAAATAGTGGTTAGTCTTGCTGTTGGTGGTTTGGTCTACTTCGTTGTTAAAAGTCCAGATACTGTCCTTAATTCTATTGGTGGTATCTTTAAAAATATATTTGGTTAA
- a CDS encoding TcpE family conjugal transfer membrane protein, giving the protein MAEVYNYQKALKQDIVIRKISDEYSLPVGISLKPAIIFFASVVVIYLIFHVPLQAFYHANSDLGKLVYVGAYIAMPVGIVSLSNRVKPDGLGLVQYAISIATFGIKRILNRTVYYHDRVLPTGYFEESHMADTPIIVEKSKSHD; this is encoded by the coding sequence ATGGCAGAAGTTTATAACTATCAAAAGGCGTTGAAACAAGATATTGTCATTCGCAAAATTTCAGATGAATATAGCTTACCTGTTGGGATCAGTTTGAAACCAGCAATTATATTTTTTGCTTCAGTCGTTGTTATTTATCTTATTTTTCACGTGCCATTGCAAGCTTTTTATCATGCTAACTCTGACTTAGGTAAATTAGTTTATGTGGGCGCATATATTGCCATGCCTGTTGGGATTGTCTCTTTATCAAACAGAGTTAAGCCTGACGGCTTAGGATTAGTGCAGTATGCTATTTCAATTGCGACATTTGGTATTAAAAGAATACTTAATCGAACGGTTTATTATCATGATCGTGTTTTGCCGACTGGTTATTTTGAAGAGAGTCACATGGCAGATACACCAATTATCGTTGAAAAATCTAAAAGTCATGACTGA
- a CDS encoding replication initiation factor domain-containing protein encodes MSENYTNLSFEQMSGHDLIAFREHYNLSRLQMASFLMISKRTYGRMEMSEDNLMTVLNADQRYVLKTYVGSQGLSLWLDYLGMSFKMRTPEMLIKLFFDNRLDLFVKRDSGRYGYNVAYSFGGLSYITIYGKRDSPESFIDFSGSGIRLMETLLIGQGLVWSHFINIALLNGGKATRMDFAFNDMSRMFEIPELYQKLMADEYTQKFKSDPQYYADGKNGGSTIYFGSRSSEVFFRFYEKDKEQAKKHFVEPEAIPVKNRYEVELKQKRAQTMAEHVANGQDVAGELLAYLRDYLQFYNQPVVGLDKKEIAKLDLWQPWVVFLEQASIVDFQAEPKEVSMDRSLSWFINQVAPTLKGLIEYYGQEKIDEILDDTELSQRQKKLLSVAEKVNLPF; translated from the coding sequence ATGTCAGAGAATTACACTAATTTAAGTTTTGAACAGATGTCAGGACACGATTTAATAGCATTTCGTGAGCATTATAATTTATCCCGACTTCAAATGGCTTCATTTTTGATGATTTCAAAGCGTACTTATGGACGTATGGAAATGAGTGAAGATAACTTGATGACAGTTTTAAATGCTGATCAACGATATGTTTTGAAAACCTATGTCGGTAGTCAAGGTTTGTCACTTTGGTTGGATTATCTTGGTATGTCATTTAAAATGCGCACACCGGAAATGCTAATTAAGCTATTTTTTGATAATCGCCTTGACCTATTTGTTAAGCGTGACAGTGGACGATACGGTTACAATGTTGCTTATTCATTTGGTGGCTTATCTTACATTACGATTTATGGTAAACGTGATAGCCCTGAAAGTTTTATCGACTTTTCGGGTAGTGGTATTCGCTTAATGGAAACGTTGTTGATAGGGCAGGGGCTGGTTTGGTCTCACTTTATCAATATTGCCCTGTTAAATGGTGGTAAGGCAACACGTATGGATTTTGCGTTTAATGATATGTCACGTATGTTTGAAATTCCAGAATTATATCAAAAGCTCATGGCAGATGAGTATACGCAGAAATTTAAGAGTGATCCACAATATTATGCGGACGGTAAAAATGGTGGTTCAACGATTTATTTTGGTTCACGTTCATCAGAAGTCTTTTTTAGATTTTATGAAAAGGATAAAGAGCAAGCCAAAAAACACTTTGTTGAGCCAGAAGCCATTCCTGTTAAAAACCGTTATGAAGTTGAGTTGAAACAAAAACGTGCGCAGACTATGGCGGAGCATGTAGCCAATGGTCAAGATGTTGCTGGTGAGTTGTTAGCCTATTTGCGTGATTATTTACAGTTTTATAATCAGCCCGTGGTTGGTTTGGATAAAAAAGAAATTGCTAAATTAGATCTATGGCAACCCTGGGTAGTATTTTTAGAACAAGCCAGTATCGTTGATTTTCAAGCAGAGCCTAAAGAGGTGTCAATGGATCGTTCATTGTCTTGGTTTATTAATCAGGTAGCACCGACTTTAAAAGGGCTGATTGAATATTATGGTCAGGAAAAAATTGATGAAATTCTTGATGATACGGAATTGAGTCAACGTCAAAAGAAATTGTTATCAGTTGCTGAAAAGGTCAACCTACCTTTTTAA
- a CDS encoding putative holin-like toxin: MFGTFIVALLALVVELIKSQQKK, encoded by the coding sequence ATGTTTGGCACTTTTATAGTTGCCTTACTAGCATTGGTTGTTGAGTTGATTAAAAGTCAACAAAAAAAGTAA
- a CDS encoding ATP-binding protein, whose product MKLAVPFKAVKDNILLTQDNEAWAYFNIEALSISDNDDEGIAKRQTQLSLLFDRLADFEDFELRLYNRDLDLVNRYKELQPSLATDMGETPVQMIVDEISAITATGVSQTIERFVLGIKLHNQNSGKVIKQATNAMNNFVDELAGWFNYEKPFDEKLFDDFRASEKQAYEKVGYLDHTRRLTTDELVHLMRNNFIQGQLHDFRKVGQERDIFKLSDTVIDDGAVSGYVKLVNDDNVRYVAKLVLSTTPENITGFHLFRLVQNMSYPIDINLKAHYYKSEGIYGLATRASQSLKTASNNVEERYQAEGFSSSKDDKTIEIAEVLNDHISEKKNFFSTLVTFTVSAEDIETLHDRVANLIESFRSIDVNIVKPIGEQKRLFYYDLMGSDVSQNRYWVQLLTSEGIGELLFAVNQQVGSNIGFYIGRGAPKTVANSTQDALDSSKRLVFFNPLITNEILDGSTSTTSPNIMITGKTGRGKSYLTKIILKIIQLSNAKAIYFDPKQEMRKWYSAVLNDQTFKVDYPDEYTLLNNVRFVTLDVSDKTNYGVLDPFIVIDVRHTMGQTQSGEESLKATVQEIFKQIYRDYGSLIAETELDLAINKIIQKRQSGETVGMLDVIEELAQNEDEDVKHLAKFLSGKVTRSSLSLVFSHGESEGLKLNNRITILETAGLTLPQHDKAKQDYTEFEVASMIVMTVLGVFSRTFATRDYDEKTVEIFDEAWTFTTSDIGSRIFNEMARIGRSANNLLIPVTQSVHDVKSDNFGVLFAFDEDKEQPDILQHIGLPVNDDNIKELGNMVMGQCFMKDIYGRVEKITVDEPLVAMQRAYQTVKAGDTAQAEKAYR is encoded by the coding sequence ATGAAACTAGCAGTACCATTTAAAGCCGTTAAAGATAATATTTTATTAACCCAGGACAATGAAGCCTGGGCATATTTCAACATTGAAGCACTAAGTATTTCAGATAATGATGATGAGGGCATTGCGAAACGACAAACACAATTGAGTCTGTTATTTGATCGGCTCGCTGATTTTGAAGATTTTGAATTACGTCTTTATAATCGTGATTTGGATTTGGTCAATCGTTATAAAGAATTGCAACCCTCTTTAGCAACCGATATGGGTGAGACACCTGTTCAAATGATTGTAGATGAAATTAGTGCAATCACTGCTACTGGTGTGTCACAGACAATTGAACGTTTTGTTTTGGGTATCAAATTACATAATCAAAATTCTGGTAAAGTGATTAAACAAGCCACTAATGCTATGAATAACTTTGTAGATGAGTTGGCTGGTTGGTTTAATTATGAAAAGCCATTTGACGAAAAACTGTTTGATGATTTTAGAGCTAGTGAAAAACAGGCTTATGAAAAAGTTGGCTATTTGGATCATACCAGGCGTTTGACCACTGATGAATTAGTTCATTTAATGCGTAATAACTTTATCCAGGGACAGCTCCATGATTTTAGAAAAGTCGGACAAGAACGTGATATTTTCAAATTAAGTGATACTGTGATTGATGACGGGGCAGTGAGTGGCTACGTTAAATTGGTTAATGATGATAATGTGCGTTATGTTGCCAAATTAGTGTTATCGACAACGCCAGAAAACATCACTGGTTTTCATTTATTTCGTTTGGTACAAAATATGAGTTATCCAATCGACATCAATTTGAAAGCCCATTATTATAAGTCAGAGGGTATTTATGGCTTAGCAACTCGTGCTAGTCAATCGCTAAAGACTGCTAGTAATAATGTTGAAGAACGCTATCAGGCAGAGGGATTTTCTTCTAGTAAAGATGATAAAACGATTGAAATTGCGGAAGTGCTAAACGATCATATTTCAGAAAAGAAAAACTTCTTTTCCACCTTAGTCACGTTTACGGTATCAGCGGAAGATATTGAAACCCTACATGATCGTGTTGCTAATTTAATAGAATCATTTAGGAGTATTGACGTGAATATTGTGAAACCAATCGGTGAACAAAAACGTCTTTTCTATTACGATTTAATGGGTTCTGATGTGTCCCAAAACCGCTATTGGGTGCAATTATTGACCAGTGAGGGCATAGGTGAGTTGTTGTTTGCCGTCAATCAACAAGTTGGTAGTAACATTGGCTTTTATATTGGACGTGGTGCGCCAAAAACAGTTGCCAATAGTACCCAGGACGCATTAGACAGTTCAAAGCGCTTGGTCTTTTTTAATCCGTTGATTACCAACGAAATTTTAGACGGATCCACCAGCACCACCAGCCCTAATATTATGATTACGGGTAAAACAGGTAGAGGAAAGTCTTACCTCACTAAAATCATTTTGAAAATCATTCAACTTTCAAATGCTAAAGCAATCTATTTTGATCCTAAGCAGGAAATGCGTAAATGGTATTCAGCGGTATTAAACGATCAGACTTTTAAGGTAGATTATCCAGATGAATATACATTATTGAATAATGTGCGTTTTGTGACGCTTGATGTTTCTGATAAAACAAATTATGGTGTTTTGGATCCCTTTATTGTGATTGATGTGCGGCATACAATGGGACAAACACAGTCAGGTGAAGAAAGCTTAAAGGCTACGGTACAAGAAATTTTTAAACAAATTTATCGTGATTATGGTTCCTTAATTGCCGAAACAGAATTAGATCTTGCCATTAATAAAATTATTCAAAAGCGACAATCTGGTGAAACGGTTGGTATGTTAGATGTCATTGAAGAATTAGCCCAAAATGAAGATGAAGACGTGAAACATTTAGCTAAGTTTTTATCAGGTAAGGTTACTCGTAGCTCATTATCTCTAGTCTTTTCACATGGTGAAAGTGAGGGCTTGAAGTTAAACAATCGGATTACCATTCTTGAAACAGCCGGATTGACATTGCCACAACATGACAAAGCCAAACAGGATTACACCGAATTTGAGGTAGCAAGTATGATTGTGATGACGGTGTTAGGGGTCTTTAGTCGGACGTTTGCGACACGGGATTATGATGAAAAAACGGTTGAAATATTTGATGAAGCATGGACGTTTACAACGTCTGATATTGGTAGTCGTATTTTTAATGAAATGGCACGTATTGGACGTTCTGCCAATAACTTGTTAATTCCCGTGACACAATCAGTTCATGATGTTAAAAGTGATAATTTTGGTGTTTTATTTGCCTTTGATGAGGATAAGGAACAGCCAGATATTTTACAACATATTGGTTTGCCAGTTAATGATGACAACATCAAAGAATTAGGTAATATGGTCATGGGACAGTGTTTCATGAAAGATATTTATGGACGAGTTGAAAAAATAACGGTTGATGAGCCATTGGTTGCTATGCAACGTGCCTATCAGACGGTTAAAGCTGGTGACACGGCACAAGCCGAAAAAGCTTATCGCTAA